GATCTAAACTATGGTGTCACAAACATTTGGGTTGCCGTAGGTTCATTCTCAATATGCTGGGCCAAATCCTGCTAGAATGGTGTTACCCCATGAAATGGCAGAAGAACCTGTTTATGTGAATGCTAAGCAGTACCACGGCATTCTGAGGCGAAGACAGTCACGCGCTAAGGCTGAGCTAGAAAGGAAacttataaaaacaagaaaggtAACTCTTTCAATGGCCATGCAATTGTGAGTTTATCAAGTTAGGATGTACTGGTCTTATTTCTTTACTTGTTGCTTGTTATTGTTTCAATACTTGAATACGTTGCCTGATGATGAGTGAGAGATGAAGAATATATGACACGGGACAATTACATTTATTCAAAGTCTTCCATAGTTACAATGTTTTTCCAGAGAGAGAGGCAGTAGATTGTGCTTTGCATTATATGTAAGTGTTACATGAACTACTTAGAGGGAAGTGATTTGTTGAAAGTAGTTATTTCACTGAGAAATTGTTTTGGAGGAATTCCAGTCCTATTTTTCTCAGAATGCTTTGTGAGCATTGAAAGACTCGGTCATGCTGGCTATTTAATGATATCTGTTCTTATATATGTTGTACTTGCACCGTATTGTGAAACAGTAAGTACAAAAGGACTTGAAACTTTTAATCCTGGAAAGGTGACCTTTTATGTGATCATTGATTTTGCTGAAACGATTATTGGGGATGTGCCCTCTCAAAAGGACCAGATGTATATGAATGTCCAACTAGATGGCAAACGAATGGTATTTGTTCTTTCAAGCaagattatgatttaaaattctTCAGTATGTGAATGTAGCTCCAGATTATGTTTCAAGCATTCAGTGTTTTAATTCATGCTTCACAGCCTTATCTTCACGAGTCCCGGCATCTACATGCTATGAGAAGGGCAAGAGGTTGTGGAGGCCGTTTTCTTAACACAAAGAAACCTGACACTACCAATAATACTGCACCTGATAAGCATACCAGCTCTGATGAAACTGTTTCAAGAAACTTTAACAGCTCATCAAGCTCTGGACCTGTGCTGTCTCACTTTTCCAGAAACTCTGATTCGTCAATGAGTAATGATGCGGAAGTAATAGAGTCTTTGTGTCAAATGCACCCTCATCAGACATATCTGAGCAAAGGATGCACCCCGCAGTTTCCCAGGTATCAACTTTCCAAATTTCCTTCGCTTTCAGAAAAGATGGTGGGAGAAAGGGATCGCAATGTGAACAAATTATGGTGAGTGAGTCGGCCTCTCAATTGAAACTTCCAGCACAAGGAGTTGAGGGTCTCTCCAGCATTGTTAATTGTATGAAAGCCCGTTTAGCTGAAAGGTGTGGTGGATTCTACCAAACTCTGAGAAATCAAGGTGCCTCTTCATTGAGTTTGCTTATTCACTCTTGACACGCAGTAAGGATTTGTTGGGCGTATGTCTTTACCACTCTATGCTTTCTTGCTTGCATCCTGTTGAAGGTGTTTCTTCGATCATTAGGGATTGTTTATAACCATTTAGAAAAAGCTAGAAACATCGACCCTGACTCACTTGGTGAGGAAGACTATATATATCGTTGGCAAATCATTCTTGGCTTATTGTTTGTCACTTTCTTTTCTCAGTTTATGTAAAATTAGTTCATGTAATCTTGGAATATCATATCGATCTTTTTGTGATTCCATCTGTCATGGTGTGGATGGTATGGTCAGTCTTgaagttttcaatttaatctccaTGCATAAAACCTAAACAGCTGACCGGAGATACTCTGGAGCAAGTCCAACACGGAGAGTACCGATCAAGAGATTCTCGAGGGGTGATGGAAGGAGAAAATGTTAGTAACCAAGCCAAgatgtgaagaagaagaagaaagggattAGCAGATAAAGCTGACAGGGAAGAGAATGATTCACCCGAATCCTTCCTCAAcattcattaattgtttttccatgttttttctttctattctcATACAATTATGTAGCAGTAGTAACAGAAGTACCTTCCTACGACATAGGGAATCCTAACATTACTAATTGAGCTACTCGTGGCATGTCTTATAACTAGAAGGAAAAGATAAAATGCTCTGCATATAACTAAACAAGAGCTGCAATAGTCGAAGGTCCCTAAGCTTATTATTGATTCTTTGcttctttttccttaatttaaCTCAGTTTCTACTCCCTGTAACAATTTCCCCTCCTTGAAAATGCCCTTGAGAAATTGTGGAAGTCTTAGACAAAGATCATCAGCGAACTCCCAAGTGGCATCTGATGGAGAGAGACCCTTCCAGTGAACCAGGACTTGAGTggtagcttgatttttttttcaccatcCTCCTGTCCTGTATGGCTTGTGGGTGAGGGGCTATTTCGCAAGGAAGTGCAGGTAATTTAGATTGTACCACCTAGTTTCCTACGTGCTTCTTCAGCCTATCAAGTTCAAGAGATTTTTCCAATTGCTCCTTGTTCGGTCCAATTAtgtataaaatatctttttgcCCATATTTCATTCTTGATATGTACTGATCAAGTAATGTCAGTTTACCATCAACTTGGTGATTTCGAGTCTCAGAAGCTTTGCTGAGCGAAATCCTCAATGATACCAATTCTGATAAACTTGCCAAACTCATTTCAGAATTTTACATGTTGACCTTTTTTTCCTCATATTCACCGGAATTCCTGacatctttcttgtctttgtCATTTGCCTCATTGGGATCTTCATCAGCAGTTTTACAGAAAATATCAAGTGCTTTTTCTAATAAATCtctttttgattgtttttaagaTGCTATGTTGTTGAAGCATTTCTCGTGAAACATTGAGCAGTAAAGTGTCAGAATCAATGAGACCCTTCAAAAAGTTCAGATGTTAAGGAAAAAGTTCATCAAATTCATCTGAGATGAAGACTCGTCTAACATACAATTTCAGGTTGGCTTTATTAGTGTGTAATAACTCTCATATAGATCACAAGGAGCCTTTGGTTGTGGAAACCCCTTTGGTTCTTTGAATATGTCCTGGTATGACCCAACATAAGGTGATACAGTAGTAGATACTGAATACAACACCCTTTCAACTTCTTTCATGATCTTAAACTGCACAAACTGACCTCTGCTAGTTGATTTGAATTATCCAATAGGCTGTTAAGTTGCCCGAATCTAATACTTTGTAGCTTAACAGGATTATCACCCTTAAGTCCTACTTCCCGACCCTCCCATTTAACCATAACTCTTTGTAGTTAGTTATAATGTTGTGTAGCATGACCAACTATTGTATCCCTAGTACCATACCATAGTTTTTTAGCTCCATAACAAATGCATTATCTAAAACGCTAACCCCTTGCATTTTCCATTTGAAATTTCTGCGCACATTGTCCCCACCATTTGCTACTGTCAATGGCTTGATGGTCGCAAGGTTGCATTGTAGTTTGTTGGCCACTTGTGTAATGATGAAGTTATGGGTGCTGCTAGAGTCCACTATGATGAAGAGTGGATGTTtgtcacccccccccccccccccccccgcgtCACTCTTCGAGTGTGAAAACCTGAGATCCTTTTTAAGGAATTGATTTAAATATAGGGAGTGATTTATTCATAATCCAGTCCCTGCCCATGGTTAGCATCTTCTTCATTGTCTCTTTCATGATCAACAATGCATAGTGAGTAGAGCTTTTTATTCTTGTATTTATGCCTTGGTATGAGTTTCTCATCACACCATAAACACAATCCATTTGCTTTTCTTTCCTCTAAATCTCCAttctttattgaattgataGGTTGCTTATTTGGTGGATTAATGTAATTTAGAGTGAGAGTACATGTAAGAGGCCAGTTTGGGATGAGCTTGGAATATTAAAGGGTTGATGAGATTGTATTTCTATGTGTTATTAGGTGAGGATTGAGTTTGGTTTGTGTCACTTGTGTAGTAATTTGGCAAGAATATTTGAAGTGGCTTAAATGAGAACAACTGCAGGTTAGGGTGTTTTCTTGTAATCGAGCTAGGTTGTAGATTTGTTTTAATGCCTTGGATTCAATTttgataagattttttatatcaacctCTAACCCTACTCTATGGAAAGTACCATAGCTTGCTTCTCTCTAATTTATCTCTATtctataatatatcaaaaaaatttatataggcTTCCAGGCTTTCTGCTTGTCTCAGATCCACAAGTTTTTCCAGTGAGTACTTCTGACCCTCAAATCTAGAACACAAGACATCTACATACTCTCtatgttattcttttattttctaaatttctcaTAAGACCATGCCTtctaaatactttttaaatagtaaaaagcTAGTTTAAACTTGTCAGAATCATTAATTTCCTCTATTTCAGAATATTAATTGCATTTATACAAGTAGTATTCGCTCCCCATTCCAATTCGACTTGTAACATgctcttgaaaaacaaaaacaaaaaggttgtCATATTTGCAATCCTTCGCATTTTGCTCTCTTTTTGTGCTGTAGCTAAGCCCGTCAAGAATGTCTTATCATAGCTCATGCGATCTTGGGAAATTGGGTGGTTGTAGTAGtaattcttaattatatttGCAATGCATCCTGGGCCTCTCGTGAAAAACTCAAATGGCCTATCAAAGCCAGCAGATCATACAATCAACACATTCAGTAGAATCTGATCTGAACAGGAGAGGAACGAGGGCCCGAAAAGAAATTGCCCAACAATCCTATAGATTATCACCATCTTGCTCCCTAGTGTTGGTAGCTCCACgagaatggaaaagaaaaaaaaattagtttaattgattggattttaaatttattttttaaaaattattggtttgaattttataaatctcaaaattactaaaacttactttattattaattttagagtaccgaataattaatcaaaatacatgggagatttaaaaaaaacaaaaagcaaagaaGCCAGCTTGGATAAAAATTCAGTTAAAGTACTGTCCTTTCACATGGAACAGGAACACTTCTTCATCCCCCAAAGCTTCGGCGTGTTTTACGTGGAACAAATCAAACCTCAAAAGTTTCTagtttttgttgtgttttcgaAAATATCTAGTGATATAAATCTTAAAGCATGCATTTCATAAGAAGCTTCATCACATGGCTTGCACCACTAGACCAGACCAGCAAATCAATGACTGGCAGAGCCACAGGGGAACCCTGGGACCAAGACGACCTCCAACAGAAACATAACGAGTGTAGCTTCATGTCTTTGTCACAGCACAATTGAGATCCGAACTAAGGCATGCCATTCGCCAGACTTCCGGTGACCATGCCATGTTAAGCCAATTTGACCTGTCCTTTTAGCGCTCACTCTGTGTCGATATCCATTTGCACAGACATCTTTGAAGAATAGCTTCTAATAAAGCAGAATCATCTGTTATTCTCTCTTGAGGGATCCTTGGTTGCCATGACAAATTGATAAGCCCACTTACCTATAACCAAACACAGCTTAACTGCTTCTGTTCATTTCTAATGGCACCCACAATTCCAAAGGCATGGTCCTGATTTTTTGTCTGTACAATCCACTGTTAGTTTCACTTGGATTGACTTGGCCACTATGAAAAAACCGGGAGGTTAATTTAGtaaggttttgtttgttttggtggTATATTACGGTgtgatttatgttttcttttcacaataaatttaaaaatatagctaaaataataaaaaatcattatagctattataatttgtaattattttatcgCAACCGCAAAAGTTATGATGGAAGGAAAAGACCATTATGGCCTGTTGATAACAGGATTTGGGATTTGTTTAGTCTaaagattataaaaaagaaatagctgtaagaaaaaaaatcttacatgGTCTCACATTCCAATTAAAGTTGATCTTTCATGCGAATCGATAGATTCTTTTCATCAATTTGGTAAAAGATAGAGGGGAATCTTTTAGTTGCAAACCTTGTAACATGCAATAATTCTAGGAATGGATACCCTTGCTAGTTGCTAGTGGATTTAAATTGTTCCTAATTCTAAGAAAGAATTGTTCTTGATTCTAACCTTGTGGTCATGGTGCGGAGCCAAGTTGTCAAAATAGAAATGTTCTTTGTTACTTTATGATCACTGTGCGATAACTCGCACCAACTCTATCAAGTTGGTATGGAGCCATTGGCTGGTGAGAATTCAAGGATTCCTACCTAAAAAAGGGTTAAAGTCAG
The Populus nigra chromosome 3, ddPopNigr1.1, whole genome shotgun sequence genome window above contains:
- the LOC133689115 gene encoding nuclear transcription factor Y subunit A-10-like codes for the protein MQKTLDSTVTTNYPLSSPSKPWWCSIGHDAIFSNVLGESTKNLSLQESTDDGLGTKASKPHGNVQMDGGTVAYKEKQLNAVSESDGKYGDHHHPQLAASIMIPAMGVYLGPSTQLELVGHSIVHSQYAGPNPARMVLPHEMAEEPVYVNAKQYHGILRRRQSRAKAELERKLIKTRKPYLHESRHLHAMRRARGCGGRFLNTKKPDTTNNTAPDKHTSSDETVSRNFNSSSSSGPVLSHFSRNSDSSMSNDAEVIESLCQMHPHQTYLSKGCTPQFPRYQLSKFPSLSEKMVGERDRNVNKLW